From the Bacteroidia bacterium genome, one window contains:
- a CDS encoding CheB methylesterase domain-containing protein, translating into MIQVCVIARDESLAAQLQRRLRRPGLLETVLAFGFAADVVGVLNHTQVDLIVVDATDDEDAAIGKAAEIMSEHVIPVVVLTAAANVLRLNGKIDSTGSGVIGVLHFPGDDARGQEQAIRQLLLLSEVKVIRRWDAQKYESLSRLAPTQSAIAAEPQSGMHPRQTPEPHIVVVGASAGGTKALQEIVLHLPADFPLPILVVQHLAPGYVQGFARWLRQQSSINVLVAEQYVPLRPETLYIAPDDRHLTVSRDNRIVLRDDAAVNGFRPSIGLLFTSALDAFGSSTLAVLLSGMGNDGAHEMRALYEHGATTLVQDKESSLIHGIPGEAIKLGAARHILPVQQIAPALLTLSGYRAAPYKNH; encoded by the coding sequence ATGATTCAGGTATGCGTCATAGCGCGCGATGAATCGCTTGCGGCGCAGTTGCAACGGCGCCTTCGCAGACCGGGCCTGCTCGAAACCGTGCTCGCCTTCGGATTCGCGGCCGACGTCGTCGGCGTGTTGAATCACACGCAAGTGGATCTCATAGTCGTTGATGCGACAGACGACGAGGATGCCGCCATCGGGAAGGCGGCAGAGATCATGAGTGAACACGTCATCCCCGTCGTGGTGTTGACAGCAGCGGCAAACGTGCTGCGGCTCAACGGAAAAATCGACAGCACCGGCAGCGGTGTTATCGGTGTGCTGCATTTCCCGGGCGATGATGCGCGCGGACAGGAGCAGGCCATACGGCAGCTCCTGCTGCTCAGCGAAGTCAAGGTGATCAGACGCTGGGACGCACAGAAATACGAATCGTTGTCACGCCTCGCCCCGACGCAATCCGCCATTGCGGCCGAACCGCAATCAGGAATGCATCCCAGGCAGACCCCCGAGCCGCACATCGTCGTGGTCGGAGCTTCCGCCGGAGGAACGAAGGCGCTGCAGGAAATTGTGCTGCATCTTCCGGCCGATTTTCCGCTGCCCATTCTTGTCGTGCAGCATCTCGCTCCGGGCTATGTGCAGGGATTTGCGCGCTGGTTGCGGCAGCAGTCGTCCATCAACGTGCTCGTGGCGGAGCAATACGTGCCGCTGCGCCCTGAAACCCTGTACATTGCGCCTGACGACAGACATTTGACAGTTTCACGCGATAATCGTATTGTATTGCGGGACGATGCGGCGGTGAACGGCTTCCGACCATCCATCGGCTTGTTGTTCACGAGTGCGCTGGACGCGTTCGGCAGCAGCACGCTTGCGGTGTTGCTCTCCGGCATGGGCAACGACGGTGCGCACGAGATGCGGGCGTTGTATGAACACGGCGCGACGACGCTCGTTCAGGACAAAGAAAGCTCACTCATCCACGGCATTCCCGGCGAGGCGATAAAGCTGGGCGCAGCGCGGCATATACTTCCGGTGCAGCAAATCGCACCCGCGTTGCTTACGCTGAGCGGCTACAGAGCCGCACCCTATAAAAACCATTGA
- a CDS encoding LamG domain-containing protein — translation MNADDALSSMSTPLELDLTARHATRQLRRTTSPLRRFAILTDFFAQTEHLPAIWTASYYRALYPALSACVRHAYVRWGAPARWLRTLRILERVRESTWARETPAFDETIETVREKCCAALACVGAGREMHTLVREYDSSLADVSDALPARMLNAVTLGQNPVAVFISECYPIGDAPPFLVDAQASLESALADAVMPGVLLVDTGEPGTQITGVVLHPEISITPSAQWRAQFGNQLAEDEGSAHRQLRTALEAARSTVEKHFATELPPRRASVHFPDQHAAYSGQSMGLAVALALTEKLQQRFNRKQLWAMQTGICCTGGVHEDGRVLPVAEESLKAKVEAALFSPCVALVLHSALLERAQEHLQTLRVSWPGARLALYGVTSLDDCVSLPGIVRVIERNPYDRLLTFAKRKSTELLLAGIILLLLTVGYFWWKAQYGYPDLEYSSGAQIGQNALVHNPRRASDWQFRDFEEVRAAILDFGDLEIGADATRNLWLWNMTPSTLDVALGIEGEQADQWYISWNGGGQQIPATDSLRVMIKFAPTRNATGSRARFTVRDAHSGELLSSIALHGAAGPPLPGGYALRFDGVDDMLHFGEDAIAFARDEGTLEFWFRLDSISGCVLSNNRNLPYGPASQNMTIEIRDTTISYHIGNHRGDVRLGGKFLNSTGIWHHLAVAFSRKDRGIQIVLDGELIKDVSEEFIIEAVTKPYVTFGAYYNGESLQNPFRGALDEIRMWDRALSADTIRARMHSKLSALTPGLLGYWDFDVIAEVSAFNGNERTQDGQLLHRPAHIRSAVPLTPAPGADVRLIRKTKGATALELQPFRWLQCGTDPVEGSPERSYAIRYFRRPGSRRAVFSVMNQDAYVAVRDSFAMVVGFEHVTLPVRQGWNSVIATVDRERIEVLVNGSVAMTGTADLLKRGPGYRYEGLQVGIFHDKYNTFGPKYYDNTRPALLRTLAVADFCVWKKRLTPAELAVYTQGGIPRDRLAAHWLLDTLPDNNGNLHDSVGGHLLHLWRYLPWM, via the coding sequence GTGAACGCGGACGATGCGCTCTCGTCGATGAGCACTCCCCTCGAGCTCGACCTCACAGCCCGCCATGCGACACGCCAGCTTCGCAGGACCACTTCCCCGCTGCGCCGCTTTGCTATACTGACCGATTTTTTCGCACAGACCGAACATCTTCCCGCAATCTGGACAGCGTCCTACTATCGAGCCCTGTACCCGGCACTCAGCGCCTGCGTTCGGCACGCGTATGTGCGCTGGGGCGCTCCGGCGCGCTGGTTGCGCACGCTCCGTATACTGGAACGTGTGCGCGAGAGTACGTGGGCCCGCGAAACGCCGGCTTTCGATGAGACGATAGAGACGGTACGGGAAAAATGCTGCGCCGCATTGGCATGCGTGGGCGCCGGGCGTGAGATGCATACACTGGTGCGGGAGTACGATTCCTCGCTCGCGGATGTGAGCGACGCGCTCCCGGCCCGGATGCTCAATGCCGTGACACTCGGTCAGAATCCTGTCGCGGTATTCATCTCAGAGTGTTATCCGATCGGGGACGCACCGCCCTTCCTCGTGGACGCGCAGGCATCGCTGGAAAGCGCCCTTGCGGATGCGGTCATGCCGGGTGTGCTGCTGGTGGATACCGGTGAGCCGGGGACACAGATCACCGGCGTCGTCCTGCATCCGGAAATCAGTATCACCCCGTCCGCGCAATGGCGGGCACAGTTCGGAAATCAGCTCGCGGAAGACGAGGGGAGCGCGCATCGCCAGCTGCGCACGGCACTCGAGGCGGCGCGCAGCACTGTGGAGAAACATTTCGCGACGGAGTTGCCGCCAAGGCGCGCTTCCGTGCACTTTCCCGATCAGCATGCCGCATATTCCGGGCAGTCTATGGGTCTGGCGGTCGCGCTCGCGCTCACGGAAAAGCTGCAGCAGCGCTTCAACCGGAAACAGCTCTGGGCGATGCAAACAGGGATCTGCTGCACTGGTGGCGTACACGAAGACGGGCGCGTGCTGCCCGTCGCGGAGGAATCGCTGAAGGCGAAGGTGGAGGCCGCGCTGTTTTCTCCGTGCGTGGCCCTGGTGCTGCACAGCGCTCTGCTGGAACGTGCGCAGGAACATCTCCAGACATTGCGCGTCTCCTGGCCCGGTGCGCGTCTCGCATTGTACGGGGTGACCTCGCTGGACGATTGCGTTTCTTTGCCCGGCATTGTGCGCGTTATTGAACGTAATCCCTACGACAGACTGCTGACCTTCGCGAAGCGCAAATCCACCGAGCTGTTGCTCGCGGGCATTATTCTGTTGCTGCTCACCGTGGGATATTTCTGGTGGAAAGCTCAGTACGGCTATCCGGACCTGGAATACAGCAGCGGAGCGCAAATAGGACAAAATGCTCTGGTGCATAATCCCCGCCGCGCCTCAGACTGGCAGTTCAGAGATTTCGAGGAAGTGCGCGCAGCGATTCTCGACTTCGGGGATCTCGAGATCGGCGCTGATGCCACCCGCAATCTTTGGCTCTGGAACATGACGCCATCGACACTCGACGTGGCATTGGGTATCGAAGGTGAACAGGCGGACCAATGGTACATCAGTTGGAATGGCGGCGGGCAGCAGATTCCCGCTACCGACTCTCTCCGCGTGATGATCAAATTCGCGCCGACGCGCAACGCCACCGGTAGCCGGGCGCGTTTTACGGTGCGCGACGCGCATAGCGGCGAGTTGCTGAGCTCCATCGCATTGCACGGAGCCGCGGGGCCGCCACTGCCCGGCGGCTACGCACTTCGCTTCGACGGCGTGGATGATATGCTGCATTTCGGAGAAGACGCTATCGCTTTCGCGCGTGATGAGGGCACGCTCGAATTCTGGTTTCGCCTGGATTCGATCAGCGGTTGTGTGCTCTCCAACAATCGGAACCTGCCGTACGGGCCCGCCTCGCAAAATATGACCATCGAAATACGCGACACGACTATCAGCTATCATATCGGCAATCACAGAGGTGACGTGCGTCTCGGCGGCAAGTTCCTGAACTCCACCGGCATCTGGCACCATCTGGCTGTGGCCTTTTCGCGCAAAGACCGAGGTATTCAAATTGTGCTCGATGGAGAACTGATCAAGGATGTTTCGGAAGAATTCATCATCGAAGCCGTAACAAAACCGTACGTCACCTTCGGCGCGTACTACAACGGCGAAAGTCTGCAAAATCCCTTTCGCGGCGCTTTGGATGAAATCCGCATGTGGGACCGGGCTCTGTCCGCCGACACAATACGCGCGCGTATGCACAGCAAGCTAAGCGCGCTGACACCCGGTCTCCTAGGGTACTGGGACTTCGATGTGATCGCGGAGGTGTCCGCATTCAACGGGAACGAACGAACGCAGGACGGCCAATTGCTGCACCGGCCCGCGCATATTCGCTCCGCCGTCCCACTGACGCCGGCTCCTGGTGCTGATGTCCGTCTTATCCGGAAGACGAAAGGCGCGACGGCCCTGGAACTGCAGCCGTTCCGCTGGCTTCAGTGCGGCACGGATCCGGTTGAGGGATCGCCGGAGCGGAGCTACGCCATACGGTATTTCCGTCGGCCGGGGAGCAGACGCGCCGTTTTTTCGGTGATGAATCAGGATGCGTATGTCGCGGTGAGGGATTCGTTCGCGATGGTAGTGGGGTTTGAGCATGTCACGCTGCCCGTACGGCAGGGATGGAATTCCGTGATCGCCACTGTTGACAGAGAGCGCATCGAGGTGCTGGTTAACGGCAGCGTCGCCATGACGGGCACAGCAGACCTGCTCAAGCGCGGGCCGGGGTACCGCTATGAAGGTCTGCAAGTCGGGATTTTCCACGACAAGTACAATACCTTTGGTCCCAAATATTACGATAACACCCGTCCCGCATTACTGCGTACGCTCGCTGTGGCTGATTTTTGTGTCTGGAAAAAGCGCCTGACTCCCGCCGAGCTCGCAGTGTACACGCAGGGCGGTATCCCGCGTGACCGTCTCGCCGCGCACTGGCTACTCGATACGCTGCCGGACAACAACGGGAACCTGCACGATAGCGTGGGCGGCCATCTGCTGCATCTCTGGCGCTATCTCCCGTGGATGTAA
- a CDS encoding response regulator transcription factor, producing MRILIVEDEAKVSQFLKKGFEEELFSVDTAMDGEDGLFMALTEAYDCIILDLMLPRKNGVEVLKELRKEKGTPVLVLTAKGQLESKVEVLNIGADDYLTKPFALAECIARVRSLLRRAHMEKPSNTLSADNLELDQIQHIVKRGGTTLDLTVKEFKLLEYLLRNKNCVLTRSAIIEHIWEITFDTGTNVLDVYMTRLRKKVDDDFEVKLIHTIRGVGYILKDEAE from the coding sequence ATGCGGATCCTCATTGTCGAAGACGAAGCAAAGGTTTCGCAGTTCCTCAAGAAGGGATTCGAGGAGGAGCTGTTTTCCGTTGACACCGCCATGGACGGGGAAGACGGGCTGTTCATGGCTCTCACCGAAGCCTACGACTGCATCATTCTCGACCTGATGCTTCCGCGCAAGAATGGCGTGGAGGTACTCAAGGAACTCCGCAAGGAGAAGGGCACACCAGTGCTCGTTCTCACCGCCAAAGGACAACTCGAGAGCAAGGTCGAGGTCCTGAACATCGGCGCCGACGATTATCTGACGAAGCCGTTCGCACTTGCCGAGTGCATCGCCCGCGTACGCTCGCTCCTGCGTCGCGCGCACATGGAGAAACCCAGCAATACGCTGAGCGCGGACAACCTCGAACTGGATCAGATCCAGCACATCGTCAAGCGCGGCGGCACCACGCTGGATCTTACGGTGAAGGAATTCAAACTTCTCGAATATCTGCTCCGCAACAAAAATTGCGTGCTCACCCGCTCGGCCATCATCGAACATATTTGGGAAATCACCTTCGACACAGGAACCAATGTCCTCGACGTGTACATGACGCGTTTGCGCAAGAAGGTGGACGATGATTTCGAGGTCAAGCTCATTCACACCATACGCGGCGTCGGCTATATTCTCAAGGACGAGGCGGAATAA
- a CDS encoding ATP-binding protein: MLSARQRAVLLYGSTIFGAFTLILLIIITVFTRHVYSVNLFDPVVLERYKNMFAGYGILFIPAGLFFAYAIGWIISQELYPRRGGGATGSPGQSETLLPEGEDFRERMHTVRSTISNMQTAYEQIQNFSANASHELRTPLTIMRGEIELALRNTKSPEEYQRLLGSLLEEILRLSRILDDLLLIAKTEIGERPIELQAVDLRELVEEIADEASLFAEQAGIDVALGPVADAWIDAEPLRIRRVLLNLVDNAVKYNRKHGTISISMEREDDMVAVHIQDTGIGIPPEAIPRLFERFYRVNDTERHGPKGTGLGLYLVQWIVRNHGGTITVDSELGKGSTFTIRFPLRNSGE; the protein is encoded by the coding sequence ATGCTGTCCGCCAGACAGCGCGCGGTTCTGCTGTATGGCTCCACGATTTTCGGCGCCTTCACGCTCATTTTGCTGATTATCATCACCGTTTTCACCAGGCACGTGTACTCGGTGAATCTGTTTGATCCCGTCGTGCTCGAACGGTACAAAAACATGTTCGCCGGCTACGGGATACTGTTCATTCCGGCAGGGCTGTTCTTCGCTTACGCCATCGGCTGGATTATCTCCCAGGAGCTGTACCCGAGGCGGGGGGGGGGTGCGACCGGATCCCCGGGGCAGAGTGAGACGCTGCTTCCCGAAGGTGAGGATTTTCGGGAGCGCATGCACACGGTGCGCAGCACCATCAGCAACATGCAGACCGCATACGAGCAGATTCAGAATTTTTCCGCCAATGCGTCGCATGAACTCCGCACGCCCCTCACCATCATGCGCGGGGAAATTGAACTGGCGCTCCGGAACACCAAATCACCCGAGGAATACCAGCGGCTGCTCGGCAGTCTGCTGGAGGAAATTCTGCGCCTCTCGCGCATTCTGGATGACCTTCTCCTCATCGCCAAAACGGAAATCGGCGAGCGACCCATCGAGCTGCAAGCGGTGGATTTGCGCGAGCTCGTGGAGGAGATCGCCGACGAGGCGTCGCTCTTCGCCGAGCAGGCCGGTATCGACGTCGCGCTTGGTCCCGTGGCGGACGCGTGGATAGATGCCGAACCGTTGCGCATCCGCCGCGTCCTGCTCAACCTCGTGGACAACGCGGTGAAATACAATCGCAAGCACGGCACCATTTCCATCTCCATGGAGCGGGAGGACGACATGGTGGCGGTGCATATTCAGGATACAGGCATCGGAATCCCCCCCGAGGCGATTCCGCGTCTGTTCGAACGCTTTTACCGCGTCAACGACACCGAGCGGCACGGTCCCAAGGGAACGGGATTGGGATTGTATCTCGTGCAATGGATCGTGCGCAATCACGGCGGCACCATTACCGTGGACAGCGAGCTGGGGAAGGGCAGTACGTTCACCATCCGCTTCCCGTTGCGTAACAGTGGAGAATAA
- a CDS encoding response regulator, with the protein MNTIDILVVEDSPTQALKLKYTLEKQDYSVRLATNGKEGLAAVAEQRPTLIISDVLMPEMDGYEFCSTIKGDETLQDIPVILLTTLSDPQDIIRGLESGADNFLNKPYSEEMLLSRIKYILINLDVRSRMRTGMGIEIYFANKKHYLTSERIQIIDLLLSTYENAVEKNKELEIANRRLRAAQEELENSNRKLLLLNDQKNMLLGMAAHDLRNPLYLIEGYSDYLLKDKKDELPAAHRTVVSAIQSSSSFMVQMINDLLDVHKIETGNFEMQMEAAEFSPVLERVVEAQGFAARKKGIELTVSASADIPAFVFDAARIEQVMTNLIDNAIKFSFKGSVVEISVGSDSEVLWCTVRDHGPGIPEGEFEKLFKPFSTTSVRPTGNEKSTGLGLAIAKSIIDKHRGSITLDSAVGKGSTFRFSIPLHQGDVTRI; encoded by the coding sequence GTGAATACCATTGACATCCTGGTGGTGGAAGACAGTCCGACCCAGGCGTTGAAACTGAAATACACGCTGGAGAAACAGGACTATTCCGTCCGTCTTGCCACCAATGGCAAGGAAGGATTGGCGGCGGTTGCCGAGCAGCGCCCCACGCTGATTATTTCGGATGTGCTCATGCCGGAAATGGACGGCTACGAGTTTTGCAGCACCATCAAGGGCGACGAGACGCTGCAGGATATTCCGGTCATTCTGTTGACGACCCTTTCGGATCCGCAGGACATCATACGCGGGTTGGAGAGCGGCGCGGATAACTTTCTCAACAAGCCCTACAGCGAAGAAATGCTGCTGTCGAGGATCAAGTATATCCTTATCAACCTCGATGTGCGCTCGCGCATGCGCACCGGGATGGGCATTGAAATTTACTTCGCGAACAAAAAGCACTATCTCACGTCCGAGCGTATTCAGATCATTGATCTGTTGCTCTCCACATACGAGAACGCGGTCGAGAAGAACAAGGAACTGGAAATCGCGAACAGGCGGCTGCGCGCGGCGCAGGAGGAGCTGGAAAACAGCAACCGCAAGCTTCTGCTGCTCAACGACCAGAAGAATATGCTGCTCGGCATGGCCGCGCATGATTTGCGCAATCCGCTGTACCTGATCGAAGGGTATAGCGATTATCTGCTCAAGGACAAAAAGGATGAGTTGCCTGCCGCGCACCGAACCGTCGTGTCCGCGATTCAGTCCAGCAGTTCCTTCATGGTGCAGATGATCAACGATTTGCTGGACGTGCACAAAATCGAGACCGGGAATTTCGAGATGCAGATGGAGGCGGCCGAGTTCTCGCCCGTGCTCGAGCGCGTCGTCGAGGCGCAGGGGTTCGCCGCCCGCAAAAAGGGTATCGAGCTTACCGTCAGCGCATCCGCCGACATTCCGGCCTTCGTGTTTGATGCCGCGCGTATCGAGCAGGTCATGACGAATCTGATCGACAATGCTATAAAATTTTCCTTCAAGGGTTCGGTCGTGGAAATCAGTGTCGGCAGCGACAGTGAAGTGTTGTGGTGTACTGTTCGCGATCATGGTCCCGGCATTCCCGAAGGGGAGTTCGAAAAGTTGTTCAAGCCGTTCAGCACGACAAGCGTTCGTCCGACAGGAAACGAAAAAAGCACGGGCCTTGGCCTGGCGATCGCGAAAAGCATCATAGACAAGCATCGCGGGAGTATCACGCTTGACAGCGCGGTGGGGAAGGGCTCGACATTTCGTTTCAGCATACCGCTGCATCAGGGAGACGTGACGCGTATCTGA
- a CDS encoding response regulator has protein sequence MSVTELDALYRQAEELSTVKFMLGRTTGELRLVIDQCREWMGEYHRVQGRLSDRMIANEKQETAAAFTADELRDFVAWTSRQIDAIEATVSKNIENAQGGVYIMDAMTDALLEQTRQLLLLPFSMITDALPSMVNKLARDLGKKVEFRVSGDDVRIDKRILEELKDPLLHLLRNSIDHGIEDAARRETAGKSVTGSLRLDIISAGDNRIELALADDGAGIDIAAVRAKAKAEGVAGSDVLDTWTDERILDLVFHSGLSTAKSVTELSGRGVGLSVVRENVSALGGEVVVSTKAGRGTTFRLLLPVSLSNAQGVIVRTSGRMYVVPLQYIVRGVSLAREDFSVLDGRTVFDFEGATIPVYRLEELLGMPAAAQSAAARDSLLVLSCNDTTFSVQVEEVLWEQDVVVKPLPEPIARVRAVSGATLLGTGELVPVLHIPDLLDATRSGERPLQKSAAARTDEKRRLLVVDDSITSRVLLHDILVSSGYQVKTAVDGIDALTHLREAAYDLVVSDVEMPRMNGFELTQSIRKDEKLHEVPVVLVTGLESREDRERGFDVGANAYIIKSGFDQSNLLEVIGRLI, from the coding sequence GTGTCCGTGACGGAACTGGACGCGCTGTACCGTCAGGCGGAGGAACTCAGCACGGTGAAGTTCATGCTCGGCCGGACGACAGGGGAACTCCGTCTCGTCATCGATCAGTGCCGGGAGTGGATGGGGGAATATCACCGGGTGCAAGGGCGCCTCTCGGATCGGATGATCGCGAATGAAAAGCAGGAGACAGCAGCGGCGTTCACAGCGGATGAACTTCGCGACTTCGTCGCCTGGACATCACGGCAGATTGACGCGATTGAAGCGACTGTGAGCAAGAACATCGAGAACGCCCAGGGTGGCGTGTACATCATGGATGCCATGACCGATGCGTTATTGGAGCAGACGCGCCAGCTGTTACTCTTGCCTTTCTCGATGATCACCGATGCGCTTCCCTCCATGGTCAATAAGCTCGCCCGTGACCTCGGAAAGAAAGTGGAATTCCGCGTCTCCGGCGATGACGTGCGCATTGATAAGCGTATTCTGGAGGAACTCAAGGATCCCCTTCTGCATCTTCTGCGAAACAGCATCGACCACGGCATAGAGGACGCAGCCCGGCGCGAAACCGCCGGCAAGTCCGTCACGGGTTCATTGCGACTGGACATCATCAGCGCCGGCGACAATCGCATAGAACTGGCACTGGCGGACGACGGAGCGGGCATAGACATTGCCGCAGTGCGGGCCAAAGCGAAAGCGGAGGGTGTCGCGGGCAGCGATGTGCTCGATACCTGGACGGATGAACGCATTCTGGATCTTGTATTCCACAGCGGCTTGTCCACCGCGAAGTCCGTGACCGAACTCTCCGGACGCGGTGTCGGATTGTCCGTGGTGCGCGAAAATGTGTCAGCGCTCGGTGGTGAGGTGGTAGTGAGCACGAAGGCAGGGCGGGGGACGACGTTCAGACTGCTGCTTCCGGTTTCCCTTTCCAATGCCCAGGGTGTGATCGTCCGCACCTCGGGGCGCATGTACGTCGTGCCGCTGCAGTACATCGTACGCGGTGTGTCGCTTGCCCGTGAAGATTTTTCCGTGTTGGACGGACGAACGGTATTTGACTTTGAGGGTGCGACGATACCCGTGTACCGGCTGGAAGAATTACTGGGCATGCCGGCAGCCGCGCAGTCTGCGGCGGCGCGCGATTCACTGCTTGTGCTTTCCTGCAACGATACGACCTTTTCGGTACAGGTCGAGGAGGTGCTGTGGGAGCAGGACGTCGTCGTCAAGCCGCTGCCCGAACCCATCGCGCGTGTGCGTGCGGTCTCCGGTGCGACGCTGCTCGGCACCGGAGAACTCGTCCCCGTGCTGCACATACCCGACCTGCTCGACGCGACCAGATCAGGCGAACGTCCGTTGCAGAAAAGTGCCGCTGCACGGACGGATGAGAAACGCCGCCTGCTCGTCGTCGACGATTCCATCACTTCGCGTGTCCTCCTCCACGACATTCTCGTGTCGTCGGGCTATCAGGTCAAGACCGCGGTGGACGGCATCGACGCGTTGACGCATTTGCGGGAAGCTGCCTACGATCTTGTGGTTTCCGACGTCGAAATGCCGCGCATGAACGGCTTCGAGCTGACGCAGTCCATACGGAAAGACGAGAAGCTGCACGAAGTACCCGTGGTGCTGGTGACGGGTCTGGAGTCGCGGGAAGATCGCGAGCGCGGATTCGATGTAGGCGCGAACGCATACATCATCAAAAGCGGATTCGATCAGAGCAATCTGCTTGAGGTGATAGGACGGTTGATTTGA
- a CDS encoding Hpt domain-containing protein has protein sequence MNEEEFLKRLTEAFAVEAEEHFTAIRRGLADLEQAGDRDPTDVVELIFREAHSLKGAARAVNRNDIESVCQQMESLFAKWKKDVRNVQSAPFALLSDVCDVLGMMIETNTEGAVSSSVLHPLLDALKLAVEHANSGNSPVVAEAPSSAPDIPVREQSFDLPPGIVTDTAPPALPPPRV, from the coding sequence ATGAACGAAGAGGAATTTCTCAAACGGCTCACCGAGGCCTTTGCCGTGGAGGCGGAAGAACACTTCACGGCCATTCGTCGCGGTCTGGCCGACCTGGAGCAAGCGGGCGACCGTGATCCCACAGACGTGGTGGAACTGATCTTCAGAGAAGCGCACAGCCTCAAGGGGGCGGCACGCGCCGTCAACAGGAACGACATCGAGAGTGTGTGTCAACAGATGGAAAGCCTGTTTGCCAAATGGAAGAAGGATGTGCGGAATGTGCAGTCGGCGCCCTTCGCGCTGCTGTCCGACGTCTGCGATGTGCTCGGTATGATGATTGAAACGAATACCGAAGGTGCCGTGAGCAGCTCCGTGCTGCACCCGCTTCTGGACGCGCTCAAACTCGCTGTCGAACATGCGAATTCGGGGAACAGCCCGGTGGTAGCGGAGGCGCCGTCGTCCGCTCCCGACATCCCCGTGCGTGAGCAATCCTTCGACCTCCCGCCTGGAATCGTGACAGACACCGCCCCCCCCGCTCTCCCGCCCCCGCGCGTCTGA